From the Lepisosteus oculatus isolate fLepOcu1 chromosome 1, fLepOcu1.hap2, whole genome shotgun sequence genome, one window contains:
- the gar1 gene encoding H/ACA ribonucleoprotein complex subunit 1 — MSFRGGGGRGGRGGGFNRGGRGGFGGRGGGGGFRGGGRGGFNRQDFGPPEYVVALGEFMHPCEDEIVCKCTTEENKVPYFNAPVYLENKEQIGKVDEIFGQLRDFYFSVKLSENMKASSFKKLQKFYIDPAKLLPLQRFLPRPPGEKGPPRGGRGGGRGGGRGGGFRGGRGGFGGRGGGGFGGGRGGGGFRGGRGGRGGGGGRGFRGGR; from the exons ATGTCTTTCCGTGGAGGAGGTGGCCGAGGCGGCAGAGGAGGGGGGTTTAATCGAGGTGGACGAGGAGGTTTTGGGGGCCGGGGCGGTGGGGGAGGATTTCGAGGTGGTGGCCGAGGAGGCTTCAACAGACAAGATTTTGGACCTCCAGAATATGTTGTTG CACTTGGTGAGTTTATGCATCCCTGTGAAGATGAAATTGTATGCAAGTGTACCACTGAAGAAAACAAAGTTCCTTACTTCAACGCTCCAGTTTATTTGGAGAACAAAGAACAGATTGGGAAGGTGGATGAAATCTTCGGACAGCTCCGGGATTTT tatttttcagttaAACTCTCAGAAAATATGAAGGCCTCATCATTCAAGAAGTTACAGAAG TTCTACATTGACCCCGCTAAGCTGCTGCCCCTACAGCGGTTCTTGCCAAGACCGCCTGGAGAGAAAGGGCCACCCAGGGGAGGCCGAGGAGGGGGACGAGGAGGAGGACGGGGAG GTGGTTTCCGAGGGGGTCGGGGTGGCTTCGGAGGAAGAGGGGGCGGAGGCTTTGGTGGAGGCAGGGGAGGAGGAGGAttcagaggaggaagaggaggaagaggaggtggtgGGGGGCGTGGATTTAGAG GTGGGAGATGA
- the rrh gene encoding visual pigment-like receptor peropsin, with the protein MENFSRIPITKVLDNETSNLSQAVDTSEGHSVFSQTEHNIVAAYLITAGVISLLSNIVVLAMFVKFKELRTATNAIIINLAFTDIGVSGIGYPMSAASDIHGSWKFGYNGCQIYAALNIFFGMASIGLLTVVAIDRYFTICRPDIGQQMTSHTYASLIGAAWINAIFWSTMPILGWASYAPDPTGATCTVNWRNNDSSFVSYTMSVIAVNFVIPLLVMFYCYYNVSHTMKRYTSSNCLENINMDWSDQLAVTKMSIVMIVMFLVAWSPYSIVCLWASFGDPQRIPAPMAIIAPLFAKSSTFYNPCIYVIANKKFRRAIMAMIRCQTRQEITINNLMPMTISQLPLTQ; encoded by the exons ATGGAAAACTTCTCTCGGATTCCTATTACCAAGGTACTAGATAATGAGACATCAAACTTGTCACAGGCAGTGGACACGAGTGAGGGGCACTCGGTCTTCTCACAGACGGAGCACAACATTGTTGCAGCTTATTTAATTACCGCAG GGGTCATAAGCCTACTGAGCAACATTGTAGTGTTAGCTATGTTTGTGAAGTTTAAGGAGCTGCGAACTGCCACCAACGCCATCATTATCAACCTTGCTTTCACTGACATTGGTGTCAGTGGCATTGGCTATCCAATGTCTGCAGCCTCTGACATCCATGGAAGCTGGAAGTTTGGATACAATGGTTGTCAG ATATATGCTGCGCTAAATATCTTCTTTGGGATGGCAAGCATTGGACTACTGACTGTGGTTGCCATTGACCGTTACTTCACCATATGCAGACCTGATATAG gaCAGCAAATGACCAGTCACACCTATGCTAGCCTAATTGGTGCTGCCTGGATCAATGCCATTTTCTGGTCCACTATGCCCATTTTAGGTTGGGCAAGCTATGCACCTGATCCTACTGGAGCAACATGCACTGTAAACTGGAGAAACAATGATTC GTCATTTGTTTCTTACACCATGTCAGTGATTGCTGTGAATTTTGTGATTCCCCTATTGGTCATGTTTTACTGCTACTACAATGTGTCTCATACAATGAAAAGGTATACCAGCAGCAACTGCTTGGAGAACATCAACATGGATTGGTCAGATCAATTGGCTGTGACAAAG ATGTCAATCGTGATGATTGTGATGTTTCTAGTGGCATGGTCACCATATTCAATTGTGTGTCTCTGGGCTTCCTTCGGAGACCCTCAACGAATTCCTGCCCCAATGGCCATAATTGCACCCCTTTTTGCCAAGTCTTCCACCTTCTATAATCCTTGCATATATGTGATTGCCAATAAGAA